The following nucleotide sequence is from Candidatus Jordarchaeales archaeon.
TGTTCCTTGGAGCGTCGAAATGGCGTGTAAGGGAGGCTACCCTCACTTCATGATCAAAGAGATACATGAACAACCTCAGGCTGTGAGGGGGGCGTTAGCAGTTAGTTTACGGGAGCTAGATGAAGCTGTGAAAGCCATTAGCGAAATAGAGCACATATTCCTGACCGGTGCTGGAACGTCCAACCACGCCGCGATAATTGGAAAATATTTTATTGCGCGTTTAGCCACTAAGATGGCGCACAGTGTCCTGGCTTCCGAGTTTCGAGAAATGTTTCAGGGACTTTTGTCTGAAGAAACGGCAGTTGTAGCGATTACACAGTCGGGTGAAACTGCGGACACTCTTGAGGCAGCTAAGTTCGCTAAGTCTATGGGGGCAAAGGTTATCGCTATAACAAATGTCGTGGGTAGTTCTATAACGCGTATTGCTGACGCTGTGCTTTACACTAGAGCTGGCCCGGAGATAAGTGTTGCAGCAACAAAAACTTTCCTGTCCCAGCTCGTCATACTTCTCTTGTTGGCTCTTAGACTCGGAGAGCACAACAACACTTTAGATGCAGACTACGCTAGTTTCGTGAAAAAGAAAATTTACGAAATACCGGAAACTGTTTCCAGGACAATAAAAATAACGGAAGAGAAGGCTAAAATTCTCGCCAGTAAGTATTCAAAAAAGAAGAGCTTCTTCTTCCTAGGTAGAGGGGTGAGTGTTGCAACTGCAATGGAGGGAGCGCTTAAACTTAAAGAGGTGGCATACGTCCACGCTGAGGCATACCCAGCAGGTGAGCTAAAACACGGACCTATAGCATTGGTTAAAAAGGGGTTCCCGGCTATTTTCATAGCTCCTCCAGATGAGACTAGAAACAAAATTATAGGAAACATCATGGAGCTTAAAGCGAGGGGGGCAAACATCATAAGTTTAGCGCAGGAAGGGGATAGGGAAATTGAGCAACTCTCCGATGATGTCTTCTCCTTACCGGAGACGCACGAGCTCCTAACACCGATAATATACACTGTTCCCCTTCAACTTTTCGCGTACTACATGGCTGTGGAAAGAGGGGTTGACCCAGATAAGCCACGCAACCTAGCTAAGAGCGTAACAGTCATTTGAACAAAATTACCCAGAACGGTCTTTGGTATTTCACTTTTCTCTCAATATTTTTATCCGCCTCAGGCGGAAGTGTTAATAATTATGCAGGTATTATTTGCGTGATATCCCTGCTTAAATTCCAAGATTATACTGAATCTTACGTCCTCCGGTGGGTGATAGCACGGTTTACATAAAGAAAATTGCTATCAGAGGATTCAAGTCATTCGGCAACCGAAAAGTCATAGTTAACTTTTCTAAAGGATTTGTAGCTATAGTGGGGCCAAATGGGTCAGGTAAAAGTAATCTTCTTGATGCAATTCGTTTCGGTATAGGTATGATGAGTGCTAAATCCATGAGGGCAACAAGTTTCTCGGATCTAATATACTACTCTAAGGATGGAAAGGGGAGAGGGGCTAAGTACGCTTCAGTCAGCCTTTACCTTGATAACACCGATAGACGCATTCCGGTAGATTCAGATACTGTGGTTATAACGAGACAAATAGACTTAGAAGGACGGGGGGTTTACAAGCTTAATGGCCGAGTAGTTCCGAGAGGCCAAATAGTGGACTTACTGGAGGCTGCGGGTATAAGCCCCGATGGATATAACATGATCCCCCAAGGGGAAATCCTTGAGGTTATACGTAAGGGTCCTGTTGAAATAAGGAGACTCTTCGAGGATATAGCTGGGATAGCTTCTTTTGATGAAAAAAAGGAGAGGGCGCAGAAAGAATTGGAGATCGCTGAGCAGAACCTGAGAGAGAACCTTGCACAGCTTAGGGAAGTGCAAAGTGTGGTTGAGAGACTGGCTAGAGAAAAAGAGGGGGCTCTTAAGTATAAGCGCTTGGATGAAGAAATAAGGGAACTCAGAGCAAAGCTCTGCTTCGCTCAGCTTAAGAGAGAAAGTGAGAAACTGAACAAAGTTGTTAGAGAGATAGATGAAAAAAGAGAGAAGATAAGGATGCTTCAGGAGGAAATAACGAATCTTCAGAAGGAAAAGGTGGGGATCGAGGAGACTTCTAAAAAAATGAGGATGGACGCAGGGCTTATTGAAGAAAACCTTAGAGCGTTGGAGCTGAAGATAAGCGAAACGAAAAAAGTTCTCTTGGAAAAGAAGCTCACGGTTAATTTCAAGGAGAGGGAGCTTGCTGAAAAGGATGCACAACTGCAATCGCTGAAAAAAGAGGTAGAGGCCATTAAAGCTAGGATGAAGGAGGAAGAGAGAGATTTAGAGAAAGCTATGGCCGAGCACAAAAGGCTTAGTGAGGAGGCTGAGGCTAAACAACGCTTACTGAGAGCTCTGCGCAGTCAGATGGAAAGCATGGATGCAGAATACGTGAAGATTAAGGAAGAAATGGAAAGGTTAAGGGAAGAGTTAGATGAGCTGAGAAAAAGCGAAGTGCAGCTTGAAACAGAGAAAAAGCTCATTGAGAAAGATATTGCGAACAGTCAAGGAATTCTCTCGGCAAAGAAAAAGAAAATTGAAATGCTTAGAAACGCCTTGGAGAGCACGAGGAGAGAGTTGGCGTTGGTAGAGGAGAAGAAAGAGCAGGAGGAGAAGGAGAGGGAGAAGATCGCTGGTGAGCTCAAACTGGTTGAAGAAGAAGAGGAAAGAAGAGGGAAAGAGACCAGAGAAATTGAAAACATTATTCAAAAGTTAAAGGAAGAGATAATTAAGATAAAGGCGATCAATGAGGAAAGAGAACGTATACTTAAGTCCCAATCAGCGGTTTACGAGATATTAAAGCTACGCGACAAGGGGGTCATAGATGGGATTTATGGTACAGTAGCGGAGCTCGCCAAAACAAAGGAGGAATACGCATTAGCTCTTGAAGCTGCAGCCGGCCAACGTCTTAATTATGTTGTAGTTGAAAATGACAGTGTAGCTGTAAAGTGCATAGACTTCCTCAAGAAAAATAGATTGGGCCGAGTAACCTTCATCCCGTTGAACCTGGTGCGCCCCAGACCAAGGTCAACCATCGAGAGCGGTGATGGAATAATCGGTGCAGCCATAGACTTGATCGAGTTCGACGAAAAGTTCAGGCCTGCTTTCGAGTATGTTTTCGGTAACACAATCATCGTTAACGATTTAGAAACAGCCCGGCGACTTCACGATGTTAGAGTAAGAAAAGTGACGCTTGAAGGAGAAATACTTGAAACATCTGGAGTGATGATTGGAGGACACTTGCAGAGAAGACAAGCAGTGTTTTTGCAGGAAGTAGGGGACTTATCAAAGTTGGAGGATGAGCTGAGAAGAGTAGAAGAGTTAAGGGCTTACTTGATTTCGAGCAGTAGAAGTTTGGCTACTCGTAAACAGAGCCTCATGAAAGAGCTTAAACAGGCTGAGAGAGAGCTATACATATATGATTCCAGAATCAAAGAGATCGCCGCAAAGGTTTCTATTCTCGAGAAAGAGATCGAGGAAAACGAGGAAGAAGTGAAAAAGCACGCTGAAGAAATAGCTAGAAAGGAAGAAGAACTGAAGAAAGTTGCGGAGCAAATATTGAGTTTACGCTCCCGTATTTCATTGTTGAACGACAACTTAGTGCAACTCGAAAAGACTTTTTCATCGTCAACTGCGGCAGTCCTTCAAAAGCAAGTAAAGGAATTGGAGAACGAAATTGGGGCATTAAGAGGTGCGCTCAGTCGGTTGGAGGTGGAAATAGCAAGAAAACAAACACTTGTCGAAGAGCACCTGATGATGACCCTCAGAGAGAAAGAAGAAGCACTCGTGCGGATTAGTGAGGAAACAGAGCGCTTGAAGGCAAGTCTAGGCGTCGCTAGAAGTGAGCTGGATACTTTAACGAGGGAACTGGAACTTCTAGAAGAAGAAAGGAAAAAGCTTGCGGAGAAAAAGGAGCAGGTTAGAGCAGAACTGGATAAACTTAGTAAGGAAAGCGCTAAAATTTCCGCCGAGCTGGAAAAGCTGGTTGATGCAAGCAAAAAGCTAGAGTTAGAGGTGAGGGGGGCCGAAGTTGAGAAGAACTTCATTGAGGAGACGATAAACAAGCTGCAAAAGCAGGCTGAAGAATATAGCTCATATTCTTTTGACGACGTAGACGTAGTTGACTTCAAAGAGCTAGAAGACTTGATTAGGGTTAAAGAGAAAGAGAAAAAGAACCTTGAGCCAGTGAATATGCTAGCCATAGAACTTTATGAAAAAGAGAGAAAGAGATACGAGGAACTTATAAGTAGGAGAAACAAGCTCATCGAGGAAAGGGAGAGTATTCTCAACTTCATACGAGAAGTTGAGAAAGATAAGAGGAATACCTTCCTTTCAACCTTGTATACTGTTGAAAGAAACTTTAAACAGATTTTCTCTCTATTATCCCCCGGTGGTAGCGCGCGCTTCGTTTTAGAGAACCCGTCAGACCCATTTTCAGGCGGCGTAATTATAGAAGCCTCGCCCGCTGGAAAGGAGATTAAAAGACTGGAGTTAATGTCAGGTGGTGAAAAATCGCTTACATCGCTGGCGTTGATATTCGCTATACAACAATACTACCCAGCTCCATTCTACATAATGGATGAAGTTGATGCATTTCTCGACGAGCAAAATGCCAATAGAGTGGCAGATTTGATAAAGGAGCTCTCTAAAACATCTCAATTCATCGTAGTGTCGCTTAAAAAAGCCGTCATGAAAAAGGCAGATCAGATTATTGGTGTAACTTATATGAATGGTTCATCACATGTTTTCTCAATAGATATACAGCAGTGGCGGCAGGAGGAGCGGTTGGGGGGCGAAGAGGTTGCAATGTGAAAATGTGGTTAAACAGAAAAACAAACCCTTCTGGCTTGACCCCCCCTGGTCTATTTTAATTGACCCCTCAAAAGCAAGTGACGACCCATGGAGTGTTAATGTAGCCGAGCTTATAATTGGGTTTCTAGAGAAAATGCGTGAGATGGAATGCTTTAACTACTGGGTTTCTGGAAAGGCGCTCCTATCTGCATCAATAATCCACCGTCTGAAGACAGAGATACTACTTCAACTAGCATATATGAAGGATAGTAAAAAGGAGGAAGAAAGAGAAAATGTAGGAAAATTTGACATACCTCCGATACCTATGCCGTTTCGAATAACGAGTCGTAAAGTATCTCTTGCTGAACTATTATTTGCGCTGCAACAAGCCCTTCTAACAGAGCAAAAGCGTAGCACCAGGGTAAAAACAAGAGAGGCAGCTTCGGTAGTCGAGGAAGTGGAACCGGAAGAAGTTGTTCTGGACGCGCTCCATGAGGAGTGGGATGTTGAAGCAAAAGCTAACGAAGTATATTCAAAGGTTGTTTCTCTCGGACAAGAGATCGTTACCTTTTCAAGTTTGGTTGGTGGAAGCAAGGCAAATCGTGAAATTATCATTGAAACATTTCTCGCGTTACTTTTCCTCTCAATTAGAGGAGCGGTTTACATTTGGCAGGAAAAACCGGGAGGAGAGATATACATCATGGAGGGTGAAAAGTGGAGGAAAATGTTAAGGCAATAGTTGAAGCCGCCCTCTATGCTGCCGGTAGACCACTAACAATAGACCAGATTTCCAAAATAGCAGGCGTTGAAGGAAGACTAGTGAAGAAAATAGTTTTAGAGATAATGAAAGAGTACAGAGAAAGAGATAGTGCCATAGAAATAGTTGAACTTCCAGGGTCACGCTATGCTATGCAGCTTAAGGCTGCTTACTCTTCAAAGGTTAAAGACCTAGTTCCTGGAGGACTATTGTCGCTTGGAGAGCTCAAAACGTTAGCGTACATTGCGTTAATGCAGCCTGTAAAACAGTCACAGGTAATTAAAGCTAGGGGGAGCGCCGCGTACGCCCATATAAAGAGACTTGAGGGGCTGGGATTCGTAAGAGGGGAGACTGAGGGGAGAACGAAAATCCTATCCACGACAGAGCTTTTCGCAGATTATTTTGGCCTGCCATATGATGTGAAAAAGCTTAAGCTTCAGTTGAGGTGGAGAATGAGGGGTTTAGAGAGCACGGAGGAGGCGAAAACAAATTAGGGATCACTTTACTTTTGAGAGAGCAAGTTTCAGGTTCCTTATTATGAGTCCTAATGAGTTCGTGGCGTCCTTTCCTGTTATCGCTAGAAGCCCCTTCTTTCCGGAGAAGGTAATTATCGTGAAGCCATTTTCACTTTCAACATAAGCTACTGAAGCATTGCCTTTATCAACTGACTGGCTGAGTTTTTTTGCAGCCTCAATTATTGCCGCTGCGTTCTTCGCTATCTCCGCATGTTTCATCTGCGTTATAGTCTGCCCTATTACTACATTCCCACTAGTGTCAAATACTATCAAGCCCTCGAGTTCTGGTATCTTATCCATGAGTGAAGCCACTATTTCCTCAACTGATTCTCCCATGATAACCACCATAACCACACATTATGAATAAGAGCTCCCTCATCAATTCTGGGGTGAGCTTCAAGATAAGTTTTTCTGAATTCTAAAATTGTTAAAAGAAAAGTACTTTCTTTTTAATATTCAATTATGTATTTTCCACCTTCCATTTTCTTAATTAGACCGTAGGCCGCGAGTTCTTCTAATAATTTTTGGGTGCCATCTGTGTGCGCGGGAGATGGACTCCCATAAAGGTATCCTATAATGTCAAACAAAGAGTAGCATGTCTGTACTTTCCTACATGCTATTTCGAGCAGAGATTCGTAGAACCTCAAAATCTGTTGTTCTAATAACACTATGTTTAAAGAGGTCTGTTTCAGTGCTGAGTACACACTTTTTTCCTTCAGTGGGAAGAAAACCTTGAAGCCTAGATCATTTGCTTCTCTCACCACGTTGATTATTTCTTCTAACCATTGGGAAGGATATTCCGACAATTTACCGTCTAGATAATATTCCAGGAAAAGAAGGTCTATATTCTTTGAAAGGAGTTCTACAAGCAGGCTGATCCGCTCTTTCCATGCCTTGACTAACAGCAGCAACCTTTTCTTTGGTTTAAGTTTTTCGAGATCTTTTCCGATCACTTCGCCTATTACTCCGATGTCAATTCGCGGGTTTTGGTCGAAACGCGGTGTTTCTCCGCCGCAGAGAAGCATAGCGTACGATAGACTTTTTAAGTCGCTGAGAAACTTCCTGAGATTTGTGTAATTGCAAAGAAAGCTGAACTTAGCGTCCCCGCATTTTTGCGATAAGTTGTTAATAAGGGGCATTAGAGACGCAAAGACCTCTGAGAGACCTAGATAGAAGAATCTGATGTCCGTAGCTCTCTTAGAGGCATCTATTTGCACTTTCATCTTTTTGCCAGTTATCCTTACATCCCATAGGATGCTGCAGTTTTCGATTCCGCCTGATGAGTTCCACTTAATGTCCATGTCATCATCGCATACTACCACAGAGCACTTATTTCTTAGGTTTAAATATGAACAAGGATAAACTATGCAAGACAAAGATAATCCTCCCTGTAGGTCTGTTGAAGGAAAACTGATCAGTAAAGGGAATTCTATAATATTCTTTCACGCTGGGAGATATAAATGTAAAAGAAAAAGTGGAATATTCATATAGTTGCCCTTTTATAATAATGAGTTGATGCTCTGTAGAAAAAGAGGGTTTAAACATGACGCTTACCGAGTCTCAAAGAAAGGTGCTTGAAAAGCTGGAAAAACAGGTTCAGGAGCTATCTGAAAAGTTAGCTCAAAAGGACGAAGAGCTGGAAAGCGCAAAGAACAAGATGAAAGAGTTGGAAGACGCGCTCAACAAGGAAAGAAAAGAGAAAGAAGAAGCATTTAGAAGAGAAGAAGACTTGAAAAAGCAACTGTTAGAGAAGACAATGGAATTGGAGGAGAAAAATAGGGCAATTGCTCGTTTAGAGGAAGAAATTAGAACGATAAGCAAAAAGTTGAAAGAAGCTGAGCAGTTGGACGAGGCAAAAACCAAAGAAATGCGGGGCAAAATAGAGGAACTTAAAAGAGTTGAAACAATCCTGGCGGAGAAAGACCTTACGATTAAAATGCTGGAGGGAGAGCTAGAATCCGCTAAGAAACTATTGGAGAGACTTAAAAAAATACTGCAGAGAGATGCTAAGTTCAGAGTGTTCTTAATTCTTCAGGAGTCGGGAAAGCGGGCCATCGATGAACTGAGTAAGAGCACTGGGTTGAGTATTGTTCAGCTGAAAGCGATAATTTCTGAGCTTAGGTCTATGGGACTTGTAGAACTAAATGGCGAGTACGTTACAGCAGTGTTGCCCTAAAAACGAAACCACATATGTCGATTAAGCTTAGTTGTTTTCTAGTGATTTTTCTAGGTTTTACGTGTAATATGTTTCGGTTGGTTCCCTTTCGCGTTCGTCTCTTAACGAAGCTACAATTCTTCTCATTATTTCTGGGGGTACAGTCTCTTCTTTTCTCAGTTCTTGCTCCATTTTTTCAGCGTGCTTCTCTAAGAAGCTTGTGTCAACTCTTAATCCGTACATACTGCAAAGAACGTCTATCAATGCCTTTGACGAGCGAGGGTTGAAAGCGATTCCGGAATGGCCTTCAGCTAACAGGGAGACTCCATCTATGCCATACTTAGGGGCGAGGAGAGGGATAGTACCGTTCAGTCCGGATATTCGTCCTCCTCTGAGGGGGACGACGTTTTCTATAGAAAGGAAGTCTTCTAAGAGCTTCTTGTTTGTAGCTGAAACGTACACTTTGGGGTTTTTAACATAGTGAGTTGCTCCGAAGCATCCGAGAGAAACTATAGTTTCAACTGAAAGTTTTTGCATTAAGTGAAGGAGTATATGAGCTATTAGATTACTCCCTAGAGGAGTGAAGGGTTGAGTGTATGACGAAATGAAAAGGTAATCCCTGCTATCTCCCTTCAGTAAGTAGACAAATATCGAGAAGGAGTCAAACCAGTCTGCGAAAACACCGTCTTCAACTAAGGCTACTGCGGGTATATCTAGGTTTGGAATTTTCAAAATGGGACGGGCTTTGAGTTTGGCGGTCATGTAGTCGACAGCAACGAGACCAACGTTCCCTATTCCTGCAAAGCCCTGGAACACTATAGGGCGCTTTAGCTTTAACTTGTCAATGTCAAGACCTTTCTTAAGTGCTTTAACCTTTAACAACTCTCCAAACTTTAGATCTTCCAAGATCATTTTATAGCCTCAGAACCCTTTTTCAATTAAAAACTACGTAGAAGCCAATTTCAATTTTTCCTATGAGCGAAAAATAGTTTGGACAAAGTGTTTTACGTATAGGATAAACATGTTCTGTCGAGAACAATGAATAGAGAGGAAGTTTTATGTAACACGATAAGTTTTTTAAAACTTTCCCTTTCGTTCCCTTTGTATTCTCCTTATCTTTAAGATGGAAGCTAAGGAACATGCAGAAAACAAGGTTAAGTGAGGTGCATTCAATGAAAGCAACTTGCCCTGAATGCTACTTCGAGTTTGATGTGAAAAAGGAAGTGATCATCGGGGAGATAATCGATTGCCCTGACTGCGGGGCGGAGCTCGAGGTAGTCAGTATTAATGATGAGGAAATAACACTTCAACCTGTTACAGTAGAAGAGGACTGGGGCGAATAATTGGATGATCCTCGGAATAGTACATAATAGGATAGCGTGGGAAGAAAAAGAGATAATAGAGACTGCTAAGCAGAAAGGTGTAACTGTAAAACTATTTGATAGTAGAAATTTAGATATAGAGGTGACAGGGGAAAAGTGCAGCGTTGACGCCGTCGACATTTTCCTTCAAAGATCTATCAGCTATCTTAAGGGACTATATTCCACGCTCGTCCTAGAGGCTATGGGGTACAGGGTGGTTAACTCGTTTAAATCACAAGAGATATGTGGCGATAAACTTAGGACAACAATAGCTCTTAAGAAGGCAGGGCTTCCTCTTCCAAAAACTTACTTAGCGCTTTCGTGCGATGCAGCATTAAGGGCACTTGATAAGCTCGGTTACCCTGCGATAACAAAGCCGCTAATAGGAAGTTGGGGTCGTTTGGTGGCGATCCTTAACGATCCTATATCAGCCAAAGCAATATTTGAGGCAAAAGAGACTCTTGGTGAAATGATTCACAAGATATACTATATTCAGGAGTATGTTAACCACAATGCACGAGATCTAAGAGTCTTCGTTATAGGAGATGAAGTTGTTGCGGCAATGTACAGATACGTTCTCCCGAACGATTGGAGAAGCAATGCTACGATAGGTGGTAAGACGGAAGAGTGTAAAATAACAGACGAGATAGCGGAGTTAGCTATAAAGGCTGCAAAAGCAACTTTCAGCGAGATAGCAGGGATTGACATGCTTGAAGGAAAGGATGGCTTACTCCTCAACGAAGTAAACCATAACCCAGGATTTCAACACATTGTTGCGACGACAAAAGTCGATATAGCGGGAAAGATCGTAGATTATTTAATAAAAGAGTGCAAAGTTTAAGTCCTCGATTTGACGTTTCGGCCGCAAAGTTTTAAACAATAGGAGATACGCAACTTTAATCCAACTATTATGCTGAGAAGTAGGTTTAGAGAGCCAAGTGGGTGTTGCCATGAAAATAGTGGTTAAGGTAGGTGGAAGTTTAGCAGGTAATGAACTTGAAAAAGTTGTAGCAAACATTTCGCTAGCAGCCAAGGATAACCAGGTAGTTGTGGTCCATGGTGGAGGGGCACAAATTAACAATATTTCTGAAAGGTTAGGTAAAAAACCTGCTTACGTTACATCGCCGAGCGGGTTTGAAAGCAGATACACAGACGAGGAGACGAGAGATATTGCTGTTATGGCTATGGTCGGAAACGTGAACAAGAGAATAGTCTCCCTCTTGAATGTTAATGGGGTTGGTGCTGTTGGGATTTCAGGTGTCGATGGACCAACTCTCATAGCTAAGAGGAAAGATAAAATAATAGTGCAGGAAGGGGATAGGAAAGTTGTTTTAAGAGGGGACTACAGTGGAAGAATTGAAAAAACAGACGGAACATTGATTTCTTTTCTTCTATCGCTAGGATATGTTCCAGTAGTAGCACCTATAGCCATAAGCACTGACGGAGAGCTTGTCAACGTCGACGGGGATAGAGCTGCTGCTAACCTTGCCAAAGTTATAAATGCGGACATACTTATTTCTGCAACGGACGTAGCTGGGGTTATTTTGAACGGTGAGGTCGTAAGGCGATTGACCATCGAAGAAGCGGAAAAACTGCTCCCCAAAATTGAGGGAGGAATGAGGAAGAAGCTTTTCGCCGCTATTGAAGCACTAAAAATTGGAGTACCTACCGTAGTGATATGTAACGGGGCCGCGGAAAATTCTGTGGTTAAAGCCGCTAGGCTGGAACATGGAACGGTGATCACTAAATGATTAACGCTATAGAGTTTCTGAAGGAGCTCTTAGAAATACCAAGTCCTTCGGGAAGTGAAGGTGAAGTTGCCCTTTTCCTTTCGAAAAGATTGGATAAGTGGGGGTATCACGTAGAAGTTGACCGTGCTGGGAATGTTGTGGCCCAGTTGGGCGAGGGGGAACCGGTATTACTTCTGGCTTCACATTTGGACACAGTTCCGGGACACTTTCCAGTGAGGGAGGAAGGGGGCAAAATATTTGGTAGAGGTGCTGTCGACGCTAAAGCATCCGTTGCCGCTATGGCTATAGCCGGAGTGGAGGCGGCCCGCTCAGAAATAAGGGGGAAGATAGTGTTTGCAGGAATAGTGGAGGAGGAAACAAGTCTTAGGGGTATTCAAACACTTCTTGAAGAGCTCCCAAGTATCAATTACGCTATTTTCGGTGAGCCGACGGGAAAAAGCAGGGTTTGTTTAGCTTCCAAGGGAAGGTTATTATTAAAAATAGATGTACGAGCCACTGACAGCGGCCATGTGGCTTGCTCTTGGAGGTATAAGAATGCCATCGAAGAAGCCTTTAATCTTTGGACCCTGTTGAAGAAAGAGCTTTCGAAGATGGGGGGCTCATATTTTTCATCCACAATACCTAACTTGACCATTTTTCAGGGAGGCAACGCCCCCAACATTACTCCTGAGCAGTGTTCGTTCTATGTGGACGTTAGGTTTCCGCCAGGCATGAACTCAGCGCAACTTTTGAAAGT
It contains:
- a CDS encoding M20/M25/M40 family metallo-hydrolase; this encodes MINAIEFLKELLEIPSPSGSEGEVALFLSKRLDKWGYHVEVDRAGNVVAQLGEGEPVLLLASHLDTVPGHFPVREEGGKIFGRGAVDAKASVAAMAIAGVEAARSEIRGKIVFAGIVEEETSLRGIQTLLEELPSINYAIFGEPTGKSRVCLASKGRLLLKIDVRATDSGHVACSWRYKNAIEEAFNLWTLLKKELSKMGGSYFSSTIPNLTIFQGGNAPNITPEQCSFYVDVRFPPGMNSAQLLKVSDDVIEAFRKSSGLKVDYNILSQIEGFRTSKQTVLVEALVRAIKEELGEEAKFIKKTGTCFMNLIGKHFNVPVVCYGPGDPALEHSQEESIDAEEYLAAIRVLTRTICYVLSN